A genomic region of Elaeis guineensis isolate ETL-2024a chromosome 9, EG11, whole genome shotgun sequence contains the following coding sequences:
- the LOC105051902 gene encoding uncharacterized protein — protein sequence MPPPPEARPGRKRFWFISCLLFIVLLIGGSFLVLYITHPADDIPFWFPIAGMILVGIPWLFWIMTCIYRSIAVRSDDVERPPIRAAAVAPAGGGATATNVATNSMFTDASVDSPGGARRVRFGHATVMGSDVAGGMSEKPQENEADGDHTPDGGTGSSISHGDGSSQHSHESEVPLALSMS from the coding sequence ATGCCGCCCCCTCCTGAGGCAAGGCCCGGCAGAAAACGCTTCTGGTTCATCTCCTGCCTCTTGTTCATTGTCCTCCTCATTGGTGGATCTTTCCTTGTGCTCTACATCACCCATCCGGCGGATGACATCCCCTTCTGGTTCCCAATTGCTGGGATGATCTTGGTGGGCATTCCTTGGCTGTTCTGGATCATGACATGCATCTACCGATCGATCGCGGTGAGGAGCGATGATGTAGAGCGGCCGCCTATCAGGGCTGCAGCAGTCGCTCCAGCCGGAGGTGGTGCCACCGCCACCAATGTTGCCACCAATTCTATGTTCACAGATGCCTCTGTTGATTCTCCGGGTGGTGCGAGGAGGGTGCGGTTCGGCCATGCTACGGTAATGGGCTCCGATGTTGCAGGTGGTATGAGTGAGAAGCCGCAGGAGAACGAAGCAGATGGTGACCACACTCCTGATGGTGGAACCGGGTCGAGCATCTCCCATGGTGATGGTTCGTCCCAACACTCCCATGAGAGTGAAGTGCCTCTAGCTCTTTCAATGTCTTGA
- the LOC105051781 gene encoding WEB family protein At3g51220, which yields MEDHESSALATVIIERAEVDTTRPFRSVKEAIAVFGERLLSGDAYSQKTISNAKIDIAPKPIYALPAPKPIYSASSSPPSYTSSASQFNQEREDELIIFSSLKKLEAELEETKRELMLLKERESEMEIAVTALNAQLQRSLSKLAEMEATKAAEDSMAIEAQSNKVRSDRWAEERTRDLEAKFDYLPTLAQALSLGGIEDDFGGRKKRKVPKKKPIIPLIGDMFSRKKASFDLNNSPYSPSCNGVLS from the coding sequence ATGGAAGACCATGAATCCTCTGCTCTTGCTACTGTGATCATAGAGAGGGCGGAGGTGGACACCACCCGTCCCTTCCGCTCTGTGAAAGAGGCCATCGCAGTCTTCGGTGAACGTCTTCTCTCAGGCGATGCTTATTCTCAGAAGACCATCTCGAACGCCAAGATCGACATAGCTCCAAAGCCAATTTATGCACTGCCAGCTCCAAAGCCTATCTACTCAGCATCTTCTTCACCACCTTCTTATACTTCTTCTGCATCACAGTTCAATCAAGAAAGGGAAGATGAGCTCATAATCTTCAGCTCTTTGAAGAAGTTGGAGGCAGAACTGGAGGAAACAAAGCGAGAGTTGATGCTGCTGAAGGAGAGGGAGTCTGAGATGGAGATTGCGGTCACTGCTCTCAATGCGCAGCTCCAGAGAAGCTTGTCTAAGTTGGCAGAGATGGAGGCAACAAAAGCAgcagaggacagtatggctataGAAGCTCAGTCTAACAAAGTTCGAAGTGATCGATGGGCAGAGGAGAGGACCAGGGATCTTGAAGCAAAGTTTGATTACTTGCCCACTCTGGCTCAAGCACTGAGCCTTGGGGGAATTGAAGATGACTTTGGTGGAAGAAAGAAACGGAAGGTGCCAAAGAAGAAGCCTATCATTCCTCTCATTGGAGATATGTTTTCAAGGAAGAAGGCTTCTTTTGATCTCAACAATTCCCCATATTCCCCGTCCTGCAATGGTGTGCTAAGTTAA